A genomic stretch from Ooceraea biroi isolate clonal line C1 chromosome 3, Obir_v5.4, whole genome shotgun sequence includes:
- the LOC105283152 gene encoding nurim homolog: MILNASSVIVCAFSFVYTCYILCSLTYFLSSHDNGDANPRVESGDNVAGSTLWSMLKDVSYLTIFVLQHSIMTNNFTERILRSLHIEHLDRSIYNACSSASLHLLISGWQQTPTALWKIDASNNLIWMLFSGVHVFAWSIIYSGCIMMDIAELSGVKQVWYATYGRISPLNAKSKELRRYMKHMRHPSFTGFLIILWIHPFMTIDRLLMATILTVYMALMWTIDSKDYDYHMRYFKQKQIELS; the protein is encoded by the exons ATGATCTTAAACGCATCAAGTGTAATCGTGTGTGCCTTCAGTTTTGTGTATACTTGCTACATTTTGTGTAGCTTGACCTACTTTTTATCAAGCCACGATAACGGAGATGCAAACCCTCGTGTAGAATCAG GTGACAACGTAGCAGGATCAACCCTGTGGTCCATGCTAAAAGATGTGTCATATCTGACAATTTTTGTCCTGCAACATTCAATCATGACAAACAACTTCACCGAGCGTATCCTGCGCAGTCTGCACATCGAGCACCTCGACAGAAGTATTTACAATGCTTGCAGCTCTGCGAGTCTTCATCTTTTGATCAGTGGATGGCAGCAGACTCCAACCGCGCTTTGGAAAATTGATGCTTCCAACAATCTGATCTGGATGTTATTTTCTGGTGTTCACGTGTTTGCTTGGAGCATTATTTATAGCGGATGTATCATGATGGACATTGCGGAGCTCTCTGGAGTCAAGCAAGTGTGGTACGCGACGTATGGAAGGATCAGCCCGTTGAACGCAAAGTCCAAAGAGCTGCGCAGATACATGAAGCACATGAGACATCCCAGTTTCACTGGAtttcttatcattttatgGATTCACCCTTTCATGAC CATCGATCGATTATTAATGGCCACTATATTGACGGTGTACATGGCGTTGATGTGGACCATAGATTCCAAGGATTACGATTATCATATGAGATACTTCAAACAGAAACAGATAGAACTGTCCTAA
- the LOC105283151 gene encoding BTB/POZ domain-containing protein 10 produces the protein MSNPSERINYVQDSSSDTETDYKESDGRGRNRLYKNRLSCGGSSKPKSCLVQRDGSDDRHCHSFNSGRNSQGSASLTNHPNRIRSNVGVAKQNQNQYQSGSSSRDNAMSGATTTGSTTGSSNQPASDERITLIVDNTRFIVDPALFTAHPNTMLGRMFSSGIEYAQPNERGEYEVADGISAMVFRAILEYYKGGIIRCPPTVSVQELREACDYLLVPFDASTVKCQNLRGLLHELSNEGARCQFEVFLEDLILPLMVNSARRGDRECHIVVLLEDDVVDWDEEYPPQMGEEYSQTINSTAMYRFFKYIENRDVAKQVMKERGLKKIRLGIEGYPTYKEKVKKRAGGRAEVIYNYVQRPFIHMSWEKEEAKSRHVDFQCVKSKSVTNLAEATADPVLDAAGNPMLLQVAEGAIPQSEVIGLSMGADADVDGPMGSGLDQDLGPLPPDELP, from the exons ATGTCAAATCCATCGGAGCGCATTAATTATGTACAAGATAGTAGCAGTGATACGGAGACTGATTACAAGGAGAGCGACGGAAGAGGAAGGAATCGCTTGTATAAGAATAGGCTGAG TTGTGGTGGCTCGTCGAAGCCGAAATCTTGTCTGGTACAGAGGGACGGCAGCGACGATCGGCATTGTCATTCTTTCAATTCCGGCAGAAATTCGCAGGGCAGTGCAAGTCTGACAAATCATCCGAACAG GATTCGCTCGAACGTCGGCGTGGCGAAACAGAATCAGAATCAGTATCAaagcggcagcagcagcagagaTAACGCAATGTCGGGGGCAACGACGACGGGCTCTACCACGGGCAGCAGCAATCAGCCAGCCAGTGACGAAAGGATTACCCTTATCGTCGACAATACCAG ATTTATCGTCGATCCAGCTTTGTTCACGGCGCATCCAAACACCATGTTGGGCCGCATGTTCAGCTCGGGGATAGAATATGCCCAGCCGAATGAACGCGGCGAGTACGAGGTTGCCGACGGCATTTCCGCCATGGTATTTCGCGCGATCCTGGAGTATTACAAAGGTGGAATAATCCGTTGCCCCCCGACTGTGAGTGTTCAAGAATTGCGGGAGGCCTGCGATTACCTGTTGGTGCCTTTCGATGCCAGCACGGTCAAGTGCCAGAATCTCA gAGGACTGTTACACGAGTTATCGAACGAGGGTGCACGTTGCCAGTTTGAAGTGTTCCTGGAGGATCTGATTTTGCCTTTGATGGTGAACAGCGCACGGCGCGGTGACCGCGAGTGTCACATTGTTGTTCTACTCGAAGACGATGTCGTCGACTGGGACGAGGAGTATCCGCCCCAGATGGGTGAAGAGTATTCTCAAA CTATCAACAGCACGGCAATGTATCGTTTCTTCAAGTACATCGAGAACCGGGACGTGGCGAAGCAAGTGATGAAGGAGCGCGGTCTCAAAAAAATCCGCTTAGGCATCGAAGGTTATCCAACCTACAAGGAGAAGGTGAAAAAACGTGCCGGTGGTCGCGCCGAAGTCATCTACAATTACGTTCAACGACCCTTCATTCACATGTCCTGGGAAAAGGAGGAGGCCAAGAGCCGTCACGTGGACTTTCAATGCGTGAAGTCCAAGTCGGTGACGAATCTTGCCGAAGCCACAGCCGATCCTGTCCTGGACGCGGCTGGGAATCCTATGCTTCTTCAGGTGGCCGAAGGAGCGATTCCCCAGTCAGAAGTGATCGGACTATCCATGGGTGCGGATGCTGACGTCGACGGGCCAATGGGTTCCGGCTTGGATCAAGACCTGGGCCCGCTGCCACCTGACGAATTGCCGTGA